One genomic region from Amycolatopsis sp. FBCC-B4732 encodes:
- a CDS encoding TerC/Alx family metal homeostasis membrane protein, which yields MGIGAGTWLVTIGVVLALLAVDLVLAAVRPHRVGFGEAVAWSVGYILVAVAFGVWLALAHGGESGAEYFAGYIVEKSLSVDNLFVFVIIMTTFAVPEEHQHKVLTFGIILALVMRGLFIALGAALLALFSFMFLLFGLLLIFTGVQLFRHRDAEPDIEHNLVVRTARRLLPVSETYDGGRLTTTAGGRRLVTPLVVVLVAIGGVDLLFALDSIPAVFGVTDEPFIVFAANAFALLGLRALYFLVKGLLDRLVYLSAGLAVILAFIGVKLILHWAHVDLDERVPEIATPVSLAVIIGVLAAVTVASLLKTRRDPGAKAHPGSLRGSASDREDL from the coding sequence ATGGGCATCGGGGCCGGCACGTGGCTCGTCACCATCGGCGTCGTCCTGGCCTTGCTGGCCGTCGACCTCGTGCTCGCCGCGGTCCGGCCGCACCGGGTCGGGTTCGGCGAGGCCGTCGCCTGGTCGGTGGGCTACATCCTCGTCGCGGTGGCGTTCGGCGTCTGGCTGGCGCTGGCCCACGGCGGCGAGTCCGGCGCCGAGTACTTCGCCGGCTACATCGTCGAGAAGAGCCTGTCGGTCGACAACCTCTTCGTGTTCGTGATCATCATGACGACGTTCGCGGTCCCGGAGGAGCACCAGCACAAGGTGCTCACGTTCGGGATCATCCTCGCCCTGGTGATGCGCGGGCTCTTCATCGCGCTCGGCGCGGCCCTGCTCGCGTTGTTCTCCTTCATGTTCCTGCTGTTCGGCCTGCTGCTGATCTTCACCGGCGTCCAGCTGTTCCGGCACCGCGACGCCGAACCCGACATCGAGCACAACCTCGTCGTGCGCACCGCGCGGCGGCTGCTCCCGGTGTCGGAGACCTACGACGGCGGCCGGCTGACCACCACGGCCGGCGGGCGGCGGCTCGTCACCCCGCTGGTGGTCGTCCTGGTCGCGATCGGCGGCGTCGACCTGCTGTTCGCGCTGGACTCGATCCCGGCGGTGTTCGGCGTGACCGACGAGCCGTTCATCGTCTTCGCCGCGAACGCCTTCGCGCTGCTGGGCCTGCGCGCGCTGTACTTCCTCGTGAAGGGCCTGCTCGACCGGCTCGTCTACCTCTCGGCCGGGCTCGCGGTGATCCTCGCGTTCATCGGGGTGAAGCTGATCCTGCACTGGGCGCACGTCGACCTCGACGAGCGCGTCCCGGAGATCGCCACCCCGGTCAGCCTCGCGGTGATCATCGGCGTGCTGGCCGCGGTGACCGTCGCCAGCCTGCTCAAGACCCGCCGCGACCCCGGGGCGAAGGCGCACCCGGGCTCGCTGCGCGGGTCCGCCTCAGACCGCGAAGACCTGTGA
- a CDS encoding TetR/AcrR family transcriptional regulator codes for MTSTDRPRPPDGRAARWAGQRERRRGEFVEAGLRAIARYGPEVSTEQIADEAGVARTRLYRHFDGAADLQHAIAGRVAELITTEFAPLWSPAGTPMDLIRTAIGAHTRWLAEHGSLYRYLTRHGMDGAPDVFADGKTAIARQLTVVFEHYLGLFGMDTRVCEAVSFGLVGLVETSTSRWLENPRGVTRAELAALLARWVWGIVDDTLRAGGVTLDPDVPLAAADLTAP; via the coding sequence ATGACATCGACGGACAGACCGCGGCCGCCGGATGGGCGGGCCGCGCGGTGGGCCGGGCAGCGGGAACGCCGTCGCGGCGAGTTCGTCGAGGCGGGCCTGCGCGCCATCGCGCGGTACGGGCCCGAGGTGTCCACCGAGCAGATCGCCGACGAAGCCGGCGTCGCCCGCACGCGGCTGTACCGGCACTTCGACGGCGCCGCCGACCTCCAGCACGCCATCGCGGGCCGGGTCGCGGAGCTGATCACCACCGAGTTCGCGCCGCTGTGGAGCCCCGCCGGCACGCCGATGGACCTGATCCGGACGGCGATCGGCGCGCACACCCGCTGGCTGGCCGAGCACGGCTCGCTCTACCGCTACCTGACCCGGCACGGCATGGACGGCGCCCCCGACGTCTTCGCCGACGGCAAGACCGCCATCGCCCGGCAGCTCACCGTCGTCTTCGAGCACTACCTCGGGCTCTTCGGGATGGACACCCGCGTCTGCGAGGCCGTCTCCTTCGGGCTCGTCGGCCTGGTGGAAACGAGCACCTCCCGCTGGCTCGAGAACCCCCGCGGCGTCACCCGCGCCGAGCTGGCCGCCCTGCTGGCGCGCTGGGTCTGGGGGATCGTCGACGACACCCTGCGCGCGGGCGGCGTCACCCTCGACCCGGACGTGCCGCTCGCCGCGGCCGACCTGACCGCGCCCTGA
- a CDS encoding sigma-70 family RNA polymerase sigma factor, whose amino-acid sequence MRTANEDPPDAELLAALRAGDLAAGGLLFRRHEGPLRRIAGSWANQPAERDDLVAEAFTRVLAVVRAGGGPEGDLRPYLVVTMRNLVSRWGKQGSRVELCETVPEARATCGADERALHRSNEKLVWTAYCTLPGRWRTVLWRTEAEGDTPTEVAPLLGLSPNSVAALAMRAREGLRQAYLQVQVPEAEEPICREPRRRMGAWVRGALSPRRATAIAEHIARCALCRTVASGLDEANRELPATAARFTG is encoded by the coding sequence ATGAGGACAGCAAACGAGGACCCGCCGGACGCGGAACTGCTCGCCGCCCTCCGCGCCGGCGACCTCGCCGCGGGTGGCCTCCTGTTCCGCCGCCACGAGGGCCCGTTGCGCCGCATCGCCGGCAGCTGGGCGAACCAGCCCGCCGAGCGCGACGACCTGGTGGCCGAGGCCTTCACCCGGGTCCTGGCCGTGGTCCGCGCCGGCGGCGGCCCGGAAGGCGACCTGCGCCCGTACCTGGTCGTGACGATGCGGAACCTGGTGTCGCGCTGGGGAAAGCAGGGCAGCCGGGTCGAGCTGTGCGAGACGGTCCCCGAGGCTCGCGCGACCTGCGGAGCCGATGAGCGGGCGCTGCACCGGTCGAACGAGAAGCTGGTGTGGACGGCGTACTGCACGCTGCCGGGCCGGTGGCGGACGGTGCTGTGGCGCACCGAAGCCGAGGGCGACACCCCGACGGAGGTCGCTCCCCTGCTCGGACTTTCACCCAACAGTGTGGCTGCGCTGGCGATGCGGGCGCGGGAAGGGCTGCGGCAGGCGTACCTGCAGGTCCAGGTTCCGGAAGCGGAGGAGCCGATCTGCCGCGAGCCCCGGCGGCGGATGGGAGCTTGGGTCCGCGGGGCGTTGTCGCCCCGGCGAGCGACGGCGATCGCGGAGCACATCGCCCGCTGCGCCCTCTGCCGCACGGTGGCCAGCGGCCTGGACGAGGCCAACCGCGAACTCCCGGCGACGGCGGCCCGCTTCACCGGCTGA
- a CDS encoding GAF domain-containing protein produces the protein MDESVCAVRPGTDVAGHARLLAGIHDAVLAGKAPRTAPRLLVERSWRRVAAQGVDPDRPPAPDPLGAAEVERRRTGCRLNEVLPELRGALTSVAEDAHHLMVVTDADGVVLWREGARRVRHRADSLGFTEGATWSEPAIGSNAIGTALAEAAPVQMFAAEHFVRSHHAWACTAYPLHDPRTGELLGIVDVSGPAETVHPMTVALVGTSVRLAEALLWQRHEARLHGLRQLSGHVLTGGPGLVVDDHGWVAAHRGVPGLDRVAAPSPGVPVAVRGLGTCEPEPVPGGWLLRPSRRGPLRLTLELGPPRAIVEGSARWTHPLGRRQAELLRLIATAGPAGVSAAQLSETVYGDRTHVVTVRAELSRLRKLVGGLLLARPYRLAPGVEVVVQP, from the coding sequence GTGGACGAAAGCGTCTGCGCGGTCCGGCCCGGCACCGACGTCGCCGGGCACGCCCGGCTGCTCGCGGGCATCCACGACGCCGTCCTGGCCGGCAAAGCCCCCCGGACCGCGCCACGCCTGCTCGTCGAACGGTCTTGGCGCCGCGTGGCCGCGCAAGGCGTCGATCCCGACCGGCCGCCCGCGCCCGATCCCCTCGGCGCCGCCGAAGTCGAACGGCGCCGGACCGGCTGCCGGCTGAACGAAGTGCTGCCCGAGCTGCGGGGCGCGCTGACGTCGGTCGCCGAAGACGCGCACCACCTCATGGTCGTCACCGATGCCGACGGCGTCGTCCTGTGGCGGGAAGGGGCGCGCCGGGTGCGGCACCGCGCCGACTCGCTCGGGTTCACCGAAGGGGCCACCTGGTCCGAGCCCGCCATCGGGAGCAACGCGATCGGGACCGCGCTGGCCGAGGCCGCGCCCGTGCAGATGTTCGCCGCCGAGCACTTCGTGCGGTCGCACCACGCCTGGGCCTGCACCGCCTACCCCCTGCACGACCCGCGGACCGGGGAGCTGCTCGGCATCGTCGACGTCAGCGGGCCGGCCGAGACCGTGCACCCGATGACGGTCGCGCTGGTCGGGACGTCCGTGCGGCTCGCCGAAGCCCTCCTGTGGCAGCGGCACGAAGCCCGGCTCCACGGGCTCCGGCAGCTGTCCGGGCACGTCCTCACCGGCGGTCCCGGGCTGGTCGTCGACGACCACGGCTGGGTCGCCGCGCACCGCGGGGTGCCGGGGCTCGACCGGGTCGCCGCGCCGAGCCCGGGAGTCCCGGTCGCGGTGCGCGGGCTCGGGACGTGCGAACCCGAGCCGGTGCCCGGGGGCTGGCTGCTGCGGCCGAGCCGGCGCGGACCGCTGCGGCTCACGCTCGAACTCGGGCCGCCGCGGGCGATCGTCGAAGGCTCGGCGCGGTGGACGCACCCGCTCGGGCGGCGCCAGGCCGAGCTGCTGCGGCTGATCGCGACCGCGGGTCCGGCCGGGGTGTCGGCCGCGCAGCTGTCGGAAACCGTTTACGGCGACCGCACGCACGTGGTGACCGTGCGCGCCGAGCTGTCGCGGCTGCGCAAGCTCGTCGGCGGCCTGCTGCTCGCCCGCCCGTACCGGCTCGCGCCCGGCGTCGAAGTCGTCGTGCAACCTTAG